From one Mytilus trossulus isolate FHL-02 chromosome 10, PNRI_Mtr1.1.1.hap1, whole genome shotgun sequence genomic stretch:
- the LOC134686514 gene encoding acetylcholine receptor subunit beta-like 1: MASEIGIICLFLTISNGFCQTSDDVKSLLTGLFEANSYNKQVRPVVDQTDVTNMFVSMELVSIHDIDEVNEKMVFAGFLRVSWIDELLVWDSAAYNDIGFISVLQDNIWKPDFVLKNGFHEFKELGGSFYYILVDNDGWVTWYPYHVFENECSIDVTYYPFDEQTCHIRFALWTYTDNLVFIEAIYPDIDLRGYRKNNLWSIISTSVTTESVYDSSEIIFTVNLRRKATYYVVTIIIPMIFLGILNSLVFIVPADAGEKNVVFSDSLPVFCSFPLTD, translated from the exons ATGGCAAGTGAAATAGGCATCATCTGTTTATTTCTAACAATAAGCAATGGCTTCTGTCAGACGTCTGACGATGTCAAAAGTTTGTTAACGGGCTTGTTTGAAGCAAACAGTTATAACAAACAAGTGAGACCAGTGGTCGACCAGACTGACGTCACTAATATGTTTGTCTCAATGGAACTTGTCAGCATTCATGACATTGATGAAGTAAACGAAAAAATGGTGTTTGCCGGTTTCTTGAGAGTTTCTTGGATTGATGAACTTCTAGTGTGGGATAGTGCTGCTTATAATGACATTGGATTCATCAGTGTACTTCAG GATAATATTTGGAAACCAGACTTTGTTTTAAAGAACGGATTTCATGAGTTTAAAGAATTAGGAGGAAGTTTCTACTACATATTAGTTGACAATGACGGCTGGGTGACTTGGTATCCGTACCACGTGTTTGAGAACGAATGTTCCATAGATGTCACCTACTACCCTTTTGATGAACAGACGTGTCATATCCGGTTCGCATTATGGACTTATACTGATAATTTAGTTTTTATCGAAGCCATTTATCCTGACATTGACCTTAGAGGATATCGAAAGAATAATTTATGGTCAATTATTTCAACTTCGGTTACGACAGAGTCTGTCTATGACAGTAGCGAGATTATATTCACAGTTAATCTCCGCCGTAAAGCCACATACTACGTAGTAACCATTATTATACCTATGATATTCTTAGGGATCCTTAATTCTTTAGTATTCATTGTTCCTGCTGATGCTGGTGAAAAAAATGTCGTATTCAGTGACAGTCTTCCTGTCTTTTGCAGTTTTCCTCTCACTGATTAA